The segment GCCGTCGATCGAGGCGTTGACTGCCGGGTAGCGCTTCAGCGCTTCGGTAGCGGCCTTGACGAAGAACGACATGAAGCCCAGGCGCACGCCGTTGTGGGTCTTCTCGAACAGGTCCTTGTACTTCGAACGCAGGGCCATGACTTCGGTCATGTCGACTTCGTTGAAGGTGGTCAGCATGGCCATGTTCGACTGGGCTTCGACCAGACGCTCGGCGATCTTGGCGCGCAGGCGGGTCATCGGCACGCGCTTCTCGGTGCGATCGCCAGCAGCGACGACCACTGCAGCAGCAGGGGCAGCAGCTGGTTTGGCAGCAGGAGCGGCAGCCGGGGCCGACTTCTTGTTGGCGACGGCGGCGACGACGTCCTCCTTGGTGATGCGACCACCTTTGCCGGTGCCGGCAACGGTCGCCAGGTCGATGCCGTTTTCTTCGGCCAGCTTGCGTGCAGCAGGTGCAGCAACCGGGTCGTCTTCGCCAGCGTCGGCGGCGGCAGCGGCCGGAGCGGCAGCAGGCGCAGCAGCAGCGGCTGGTGCGGCGGCGCCAGCACCACCTTCAACGATCGAACCCAGCACTTCGTCGGACAGGACGGTGTCGCCCTCGCCCTTGACGATGGCACCCAGCACGCCGTCGGCGGTGGCCAGGACTTCCAGGACGACCTTGTCGGTTTCGATGTCGACGATCAGCTCGTCACGCTTGACGGCGTCGCCCGGCTGCTTGTGCCAGGTGGCAACGGTGCCGTCGGCGACCGATTCCGGGAAGGTTGGGGCTTTGATCTCGATAGCCATTATCAGTGTTTCCTTAAATTCGGTTTCAGGTGCGCGAAGGCGTTAGACAGTGAAGGCGTCTTGCAGCAGTTTTTCCTGCTGTTCGGCGTGCTTCGATGCGTAACCACAGGCTGGCGCGGCGGAAGCGTCGCGGCCGGCGTATTCCAGGACCAGTGCCTTGTTGTGGCGGCCCAGGATACGGCGCATGTGGTGCTGACTGCTGTACCAGGCGCCCTGGTTCATCGGTTCTTCCTGGCACCACACCGCAGCTTTGAGGTTGGTGTACTGGGCCAGGATTTCGACCAGGTCATCCTCAGGGAACGGATACAGCTGCTCCAGACGCAGGATGGCAATGTCTTCGCGGCCTTCGGCACGGCGTTTTTCCAGCAGGTCGTAGTAGACCTTGCCGCTGCACAGCACCAGGCGCTCGACCTTGGCCGGATCGATCGCGTCGATTTCCGGGATCACGGTCTGGAACGAGCCTTCGGCCAGGTCTTCCAGGGTCGAGATGGCCAGCTTGTGGCGCAGCAGCGACTTTGGAGTCAGCACCACCAGCGGCTTGCGCAGCGGGCGGATGACCTGACGGCGCAGCAGGTGGTAGATCTGTGCCGGGGTG is part of the Pseudomonas fakonensis genome and harbors:
- the odhB gene encoding 2-oxoglutarate dehydrogenase complex dihydrolipoyllysine-residue succinyltransferase → MAIEIKAPTFPESVADGTVATWHKQPGDAVKRDELIVDIETDKVVLEVLATADGVLGAIVKGEGDTVLSDEVLGSIVEGGAGAAAPAAAAAPAAAPAAAAADAGEDDPVAAPAARKLAEENGIDLATVAGTGKGGRITKEDVVAAVANKKSAPAAAPAAKPAAAPAAAVVVAAGDRTEKRVPMTRLRAKIAERLVEAQSNMAMLTTFNEVDMTEVMALRSKYKDLFEKTHNGVRLGFMSFFVKAATEALKRYPAVNASIDGNDIVYHGFADVGVAVSSDRGLVVPVLRNAESMSLAEIENGIATFGKKARDGKLSIDEMTGGTFTITNGGTFGSMMSTPIVNPPQAAILGMHNIIQRPMAINGQVVIRPMMYLALSYDHRLIDGKEAVTFLVTIKNLLEDPSRLLLDI